The window ATCGGCTACAGCCTCGGTCTTGCCTACCCGCCGACCTGGCTGGAAGCGATGATGGTGGACGAGGCCGACGACCACGTGTTCCAGCCGAACATGTCGTTCTCCATCGAGCCCAACCTGTCCTTGTACAACGAAGGCTTCGGCATCAAGCTCGGCGACACCGTGCTGTGCGGCGAGAAGGGTTCGGCGAGCCTGTCGGAGCTTGCGCCGGAACTGACGATCATCGACTGATGGAGGTTCGCCCCCGGTCCGCGTACTGCCGGGGGCGAAGCCGTGTTGCGTGTCTGCGCCTGCGGGCGCAGTGATGGAAACCGAGGGCTTCTGATGAGTCACACGATGGATGTTTTCTGGCACGACGACGTGCTGCGCCACGACACCGCCGCCGGCGTGTTCGAGGCGCCACCCAGCGACCTGCTGGCCGAACAGCTGCAACACCCGGAGAGCAATCCCCGGCTGCTCAACATGCGCGCCATCCTCCAGCGCGGGCCGGTGGCGGGCTCCCTGCGCTGGCACGAAGGCCGCCACGCCAGCGAAGAAGAACTGCTGCGCTTCCATGACGCCGACTACCTGCGCGGCATCTTCCAAGCGGACGCTGCGGGCAAGCGCTTCAGCAGCACCACGCTGATGTCCGCCGGCAGTCTCGCCGGGCTGCTGGCCGCTGCCGGTACCAGCCTGGCGGCGCTGGAGAGCGTATTGGCCAGCGGCCATCCGGCCATGGCGCTGGTGCGCCCGCCGGGTCACCATGCTGCGCCCGCCATGGCGGACGGCTACTGCTTCTTCAACCATGCCGGGATTGCCGCGCGTGCAGCCCAGGCGGCCGGTCTGGAGCGCGTCGCCATCGTCGACTGGGACGTGCACCACGGCAATGGCACCCAGGAAGGTTTCTACGACGATCCGTCGGTGTTCACCGTATCGCTGCACATGGACCACGGCGCCTGGGGCCCGAGCCATCCGCAGACCGGCGCGGTGGACGAGCGCGGCTACGGCGCGGGGTTGGGCAGCAACCTAAACCTGCCGCTGCCCATGGGGTCGGGCGACCAGCTCTACGAGATGGTTTTCGCTCGCTTCGTCGAGCCGGCGCTGCGCGCGTTCAAGCCGGATCTGCTGATCATCGCCAACGGCCTGGATGCCTCGCAGTTCGACCCCAACGGCCGCCAACTGGTGACCATGCAGGGCTTCAACCGCCTGGCCCGCCGCGCCCGCGCGCTGGCCGACGAGCTCTGTCAGGGGCGTCTGCTGGTGGTGCAGGAGGGCGGCTATAACCCGGCCTACAGCGCGTACTGCCTGCACGCGGCGACGGAAGGCTTACTGGGTCAGCCGTCCACGTTGCCCGATCCGCTGGCCTACATGCCGGAACCGGTGGCGCGGGTCGAAGCCGATCTCGCCGCGCTGGATACGCGGCTGGCGACGGCGGGGTGGACGTTCGGCTGAGCCTGCGGCGCGACGTGTTCGCGCAGGGCTAACCGCCTGTGTAGGGCGTATAACGCGCCAGCGTTATACGCCGTGGATGGCCCGGCGGATAACCTGTTCCAGGTTTTGCGCCCTACGTCCCTTCAAATGCGGTTCGCGAGCAAGCTCGCTCCTACAGCCAGGGGAAACTCCGGCGTGCTCTTTTGTAGGAGCGAGCTTGCTCGCGAACCAACGCCGAATCAGACCCTTCAGCGATGGTTGCGATAACGCTCGGTCAGGGACTGCACGCGGGACACGTAGTAGCGCGTTTCAGCGAAGGGCGGCACGCCGTTGTACTCGTCCACGGACGCTTCCCCGGCGTTGTAACCGGCCAACGCCAGCGTCTGGTTGCCGTTGAAACGCTTGAGCAGCCAGGCCAGGTAGCGCACGCCGCCACGGATGTTCTGCCGTGCGTCGAACGGATCAGCCACGTTGAAGCGCTCCGCAGTGTCGGGCATCAACTGCATCAGGCCCTGTGCGCCGGCCACGGAAACGGCGTTGGGCTGAAACGCCGACTCGGCATGGATTACCGCGCGGACCAGCGCCTGGTCGACACCGTAAAGCGTCGAAGCGGCCTCGATCTCCCGGCGATAGGAACGGGTGTCCAGGCGCAGTGAGGCGACGTTGAAGTCCTTTGGCGCCATGCACAGGTAGCAGCCCTTGACGTAATACACCTCGATGACATCGACCCGCTCGGAGATACCGACAGGGCGTCGGCTCACATATTGACGAATACCCTTGTGAACGAAGGTGTAGATCCGAATCGGCACTGCCCTTGGAGCGTTGCTCCGCTCGAACCTTGGCGCGCCCTGTGACCGGGCGCCGATACCGGTTCCAGCCTTTCCGTTCTGGCTAACCTCGCCTTTCTGGAGAGTACAGCGGGCGCCGGGAATGGCATGGCTGGTGTGGCTGATGGTTCCGTCCCGGGCCTGGCACTTGAACAGGGCGTTGGCGTGAATCGGAGCGACCAGCAGCGCCAGCACGATGCAGCCAGGAAGGCTCCTGCGAGCCCATCGCCATGCTCTGGAAGTCATCACACCGCTCCGCGCGCGGGCGCCAATCAGGCTGAGGAGGCCTGATCTGGACAAGGGGAACGCCAACAGGGGCGGTCGATGCAGGGGTGTCCTGGCCGACCAGCCGCTTTGTTCGGGTAGTTATAGCCCTTTCAACTCGCCGTGGAATTTGCGCAGACGTACGGCCTGCAGGCGCTTGATGCCTATGCCTGTGGTTTCCCTCACCCCAGCCCTCGGCTTTGGCATCCTGCGTCGCCCTACCTCCTGCATCCCTGCAGTCGTCTCCCTGAGGGAGAGGGAGCAGTCCTTACCGGCTGACGCGACAGTGTCATCCTGCTTCGTACGGTCCCCTCTCCCCTGGGGAGGGGGTTAGGGTGAGGGCAGCCTGAGCGCTGAACTCACCCGAGGATGAAATACACCTTGCGCACCGGCGTGAGATTTTCCCAGGTGCCCTTGAAGCCCGCCGCCACCACGAAGGAATCTCCGGGCCCGAAGGTCTTCGCCACGCCGTCGGCGTCGGTCAGGCGCACGGTGCCTTCGAGGATGTGGCACAGCTCATCGTAATCGCACTCGCAGCGCTCCAGGTGCACACCGGCTTCCCAGATGCCGGCGATGGCGTTCTTTTCAGGGGCGCTGAAGTGCCGCCAGCTGCGGCTCTGGTAGGGCGCATCGACGATGGCCGGGTCGTTGATTTCGCGCTCTTGGGGCGCGAGGTCGGGGTTGGCGAAGTCGATGACGTGGCGGGGCAAGGTGGACATGAAGTTCTCCATCAGGAATCGAAACCGACGCCGAAGGCATCGAAGGTCTTGAGCAGCAGGTCGCGGCGGCCGGTGCGGTCTTCCTTGGCTAGTGAGCGCTGGGCCAGGCGCACGCCGAGGTAGCGCAGCGGTTCGGGCGGGAAGGGGAAGGGCTTCTGCGAGGTCATGCGCAGCTGGGTGCGTTCGGTGCGTTCGCCGCCCAACTGGTCGAGCATGTTCAGGGCCGCGAAGCGACTGGCCGACACGCCCTGGCCGGTGAAGCCCAGCGCGTAGGCCACGCGCCCGCCGAGCACGCAGCCGGTGAACAGCGTGGTGCGCGCCGAGGTGTCGATGATGCCGCCCCAGGCGTGGCTGAACTGCACCGGGCCGAGCTGCGGGAACGCCTCGCGGAACTGGCCGGCCAGGCGCTCGAAGCTTGCCGGACGCTGGGTCAGGGCTTCGTCACGGCGGCTGCCGAAGTGGTAGATGGCGTCGAAGCCGGCCCAGAGAATGCGGTTGTCGGCGGTCTTGCGCAGGTAGTGGAACTGGTTGCCGGCATCGGCGATGCCGTAGCGGTCGACCCAGCCGATGGCGCGCAGCTGATCGTCAGTCAGCGGCTGGGTGACCAGCGAGTAGTCGTACACCGGGATCACGCTGGAATTCAGATGGCCGAGCAGCGGCGGGGCGATGTTGGTGGCCAGGGCGATCTGCCCGGCTTCCAGCTCTCCACGGTCGCAGCGCAGCATCAGTCGGTCGCCGCGTTGGTGCAGTTCGTGGACCGGCGTGTTCTCGAACAGCTCGACGCCCTGTTCCAGGCACACCCGGCGCAGCTCGGCGGCCATCTTCGCCGGGTTGAGCAGCGCGTAGTTGGGCTCGAAGACGCCGGCCTGGTAGGCGGGGGAATCCAGCCTGCCGGCCAGTTCCGCTTTGCCTAGAAATTCGCACTCGATGCCGAAACGTTCGTAATTGCGCTGCATGCCGCGCAGGCCGTCGATCTGCCAGGGCTGGGCGGCGACGTTGAGTTTGCCGCGGCGTTCGAACTCGACGTTCATGCCGAAGCGCTTGAGGTCCGCCTCGAACTCATCGAGGTTCTGTCGGCCCAGGCGTACCAGGGTTTCGGCTTCTTCCGGCCAGCGGCGCAGGGCGTTGCCTACGCCGTGGGAAATGCTTGGAGCGCAGAAACCGCCGTTGCGCCCGCTGGCCTCGCCACCGCAACGACGCGCCTCGACCACCGCGATGCTCGCGCCGGGCCGGCGCTGACGGGCGTGCAGGGCGGTCCACAGGCCGGTGAAGCCGCCGCCGACCACCACCAGATCGAAGCTGCGATCGGCCTCCAGTGCAGGGGCAGCAGGAGCGGGATCCAGGGTGTCGAGCCAGAAGGGTCTGGGAGTGGTGCGTGCAAGTGAGGCGGATGTCATCGGAAAACTCCGGCAGAATGTCGGAAGAAAAAGCGGCCAGCGGGCCGCGTCCGAAATCTTGTAACGCTCACGGGGGCCAGGCATACGGTCCGCCGCTCTTTGCGGGCACGCCCGGAGCAGGAAAAGCCGGCCGAGACCGGCAGGGGAAAACAATGAGTGACGAACAGGTCTGGAGCGCCACCCTCGAAGGCGCGACCTACCAGCCTGACCCGGCCAGCGCCGCCACCCATGCGGTGGTGATGCGCTACCACCAGGCGTGGCGCCGGCATGACATCGACGCGCTGATGGCGCTGTTCGACCCGCAGGTGGAATACAACGACTTCTTCCAGGGCCGGCGCATCGCGCCGGAGGAACTGCGCGGCTATCTGCAGTCGAGCATGCCGGCGGCGGGGGACGAGTCGCAGGTCTACACCGACCGCCTGCGGGTGGATGGCGACACGGCGTTCCTGCAGTACCAGGTGACCTTGCGCGGCACCCAGGGGCTGGTGTCCTACCGCGCCACGGAGGCGTACACCGTGCGTGACGGGCGGATCATCCGGGTCAACGAGCACACGGCCCTGGTCGGCCAGCCGCAGAAAACCGCCAGCGAGGCGCCGGAGCGCATGGCCGGTAGCCGCCTGGGACTTTCCGCGCGGCAACTGAGCCAACTGGGTGGCGACATCCAGCAGTACTTCCAGCAGAGCCAGCCTTTCCTCAATCCCGACCTGGACATGCCCCAGGTGGCGGCGGCCACCGGTTACACGCGCAACCAGATTTCCTACTTCCTCAACCAGGTGCTGGGCCTGAGCTTCTACCAGTACCTGAACCAGTTGCGCCTGCGCCATCTGCTGAGCCAGTTGGGCGGCGCCACCAGCGTCACCCGTATCGACGAACTGGCGCGGGCAGCGGGGTTCCGTTCGCTGTCGACCTTCTACCGCTGCTTCCGCGAGGAGACGGGACTGTCGCCAAAGGCGTATCTGGAGCAGAAGGCGGCTTCGTGATCGGATCGTTCTCGTAGGATGGCGTGGAGCGAAGCGATACCCATCAATCGCTGGCGACCCCGGCGATGGGTATCGCAAGCTCCACCCATCCTACGGGGTGCCATGTGCCCGAATGGCCGCTCCGCGCGTGCCCGCATGCATGGCGCCCGCGTTATCAATCCCGCGCCCATTTCCCTATGCTCGGCCGACAAGTATTCCAATACGCTCAGGAGACCTTCGCATGCGCGACCAGCTCTATATCGACGGCCAATGGCAGGCACCCGCGAAAGGCGGCCGCTTCGAGGTGTACGAACCGTCCAGCGAAGCGGTGCTGACGGAAGTCGCCGCCGCCACCGGCGAGGACGTGGACCGTGCCGTGCAGGCCGCGCGCCGGGCCTTCGATGAGGGCGAGTGGGGGCGCAGCACGGGCAAGGAGCGCGCGGTTTACCTGCGCGCCATCGCCGACAACCTGCGTGGTCGCCGCGAGGACCTGGCCCGTCTGGAAGTGCAGGACAACGGCAAGCCGCTGCCCGAGGCGCAGTGGGACATCGACGACGCCATCGGCTGCTTCGACTATTACGCCGAGCTGGCCGAGGGGCTGAACGGCGAGGGTGAAGTGGTCGCGCTGCCCGACGAGCGTTTCGCCTGCCGTGTGCTGCGCGAACCGGTGGGCGTCGCCGGGCAGATCATTCCCTGGAACTACCCGCTGCTGATGGCTTCGTGGAAGGTTGCACCGGCGCTGGCTGCCGGCTGCACCGCCGTACTCAAGCCTTCCGAACTGACCCCGCTGACTTCGCTGGAGCTGGCCGCTGCCGCCGATGCAGTCGGCTTGCCGAAAGGTGTGCTGAACGTGGTCACCGGCCTGGGCCGTGACGCCGGCTCGTCGCTCTCGGCGCATCCGGGGGTGGACAAGCTGGCCTTCACCGGCAGCGTGCCGACCGGGCGCGCGATCATGCAGGCGGCCGCCCAGGACATCAAGAACGTCAGCCTGGAGCTGGGCGGCAAGTCGGCCTTCATCGTGTTCGACGACGCCGATGTCGAGGCCGCCGTGGAGTGGATTCTGTTCGGCATCTTCTGGAACCAGGGCCAGGTGTGCAGCGCCACCTCGCGCCTACTGGTACAGGACGGCCTGCATGATCGGCTGATCGAGCGCCTGGTGGAGGAAACCCGCCGCATCACCATCGGCAACGGCCTGGAGCCGGGCGTGCTGCTCGGCCCGCTGGTCAGCGCCGGGCAGCATGCCAAGGTGCTGCAAGCGATCGAAGCCGGCGTGCGCGACGGGGCGAAGCTGGCCACCGGCGGCAAGCGTCCGGCGCATCGCGATAAGGGCTGGTTCGTCGAGCCGACCGTGTTCGTCGACTCGCCGCTGGAGAGTGCCCTGTGGCGCGAGGAGATCTTCGGTCCGGTGCTCGCGGTGCGTCGCTTCAAGGACGAGGCCGAGGCGCTGCGCCTGGCCAATGACAGCCAGTTCGGCCTGGCGGCGGCGGTGATGTCCACCGACCCGGCGCGCTGCCAGCGCGTCAGCCGCGGCCTGCGCGCCGGTATCGTCTGGGTCAACTGCTCGCAGCCGACCTTCACCCAGGCGCCCTGGGGCGGCTACAAGCAGAGCGGCATCGGCCGCGAGCTGGGCGTGTGGGGGCTGGATAATTACCTGGAGACCAAGCAGGTCACCGAGTACCTCAGCGACCAGCCGTGGGGTTGGTACATCAAGTAAGCTGAGGCTCGCCGGCAGGGGTTTCTTGTTCGCGAGCAAGCTCGCTCCTACAGCATGACAAGTCGAGGGCTCTTTGTAGGAGCGAGCTTGCTCGCGAACCGATCTGGCGCAGGCCTTGCCGGCGAAATCCAGCGCGGATGACTCCATTCTCACAGGTGGACGATGGAGTCTCATGCCGACGTAGGGCGCATAACGTTCGACGTTATACGCCGTTTGACCTCGGTATCAGGGGGCTCCAGGTTCAACGTCGAAGCGGGAGGCGGCGCATGATGCAACGGCGTACAACCGCGAACGGTTGTACGCCCTACGGGGTCGCTCAGATCAACCCTTTCCCCTGCAAATGCTCCCGCAGGTACTCGATGAACACCCGCACCTTGCGCGTGCTCCTGCGGTGCGGCAGGTACAGCACATGCACCCAGGGCCCGAAGGCGCTCTGGTCGCGCCAGCAATCCGGTAGCAGCTCCACCAGCTCGCCGCGCTCGATATAGGGCAGCGCGCTCCATTGCGGGAGGAACTGCAGCCCCTGGCCGTCCAGCAGGCAGGACAGCAGGAAGTCGTAGTTGTCGCTAGACAGCCGTGGCACCGGCTGGCGGATGCGTATGCGCTCGCCGTCGCGCTGCACCCACCAGAAATTCCGGTTCAGCAGCGGGTGGCGGAAGATCAGCCAGTCGTGCTGCTCGTAGTTGTCCAGGGTCACGTCCATGCCCTTGCTGGCCAGGTAGGCCGGGCTTGCACAGAGCATCAGGCGGTTCTCGATCAGCGGCTGGGCGATGACGTCGGGCAGGTCGATGGGCCCGTCGCGCAGGGCGAGGTCGTAGCCGCCTTCCACCAGGTCAGCGAATTCGTCAGCCAGGTCCACTTCCAGGCGCACCTGCGGATGTTCGCGCAGGAAGCGGCAGCACACGGCATTGAAGAACGCCGGGGCGAAGGAGGGCGGAGCGGCGATGCGCAGGCTGCCGCGCAGCTCGGTCTGCAATTGCTCGACTTCCTCGCTGGCGCGCTGCAACTGCATCAACGCCTGGCGCGCACCCTCCAGATAGATATGCCCGGCTTCGGTCAGCGCCATGCGTCGCGTGGTGCGTTCGAACAGGCGCTGGCCCAGTTCGGCCTCCAGTTGCGCCACGCCCTTGGTGATCGCCGAGGGCGTCTTGCCCAGCTGCTCCGCGGCGCGGCTGAAGCCGCCGTGGTCGGCGGTGGCGACGAACATGGTGAGCGCAGTCATCTTGTCCAAGGATTACTTCCTGATGGGAATAGAAGTTGTGCGGGAAGTCAGTGTTAAAGCCGCAAGGGCTTTTGCTTAACCTTCGTTACAGATCAACAATAACTAAGGATCTGCGATGAAACTACTGATTCCGACGCTGCTGTCCGCGGCCTGCGCTTTTTCCTCGATGGAAAGTATGGCGGCCGCCGACCTTATCCTCCATGGCGGCAAGGTCTATACCGCCGAGCCGGGGCAATCGCTGCAGCAGGCGGTGGCGGTGGAGAACGGCCGCATCCTCGCGGTCGGTTCCGATGCGCAGATCCTCAAGCTCAAGCAGGCCGGCACCCAGGTCATCGACCTGCACGGCAAGGTGCTGATGCCGGGTTTCATCGATTCCCACACCCACCTCGTCAAAGGCGGCCTGCAGATGCTCCAGGCCAACCTGAACAACGAGGACATGCCGATCACCGAGCTGGAAAGCAAACTGCGCCAATGGCGTGACGACGGCCGCGCGCGTCGCGGCAAATTCCTCTATATCGGTGGCATTCCGACCCAGTACTGGGACCGGATCGACGAACTGCAGCAGCGCTTCAACCAGGGCGAATGGGCCAAACAGCCGATCCTGCTGGCTGGCGGCGACTACCACACCGGTTGGGCCAACCAGGCGCTGCTGGACCTGGCCGGGGTCGATGTCGCCAAGGTCAAGTCGCTGCAGGGCGAGGAGCAGGCCACCATCGGTCACGCTGCCGACGGCACCCCTAACGGTTTCCTGGTGGATGCCGGCCTCTACCCGGTACAGGCATTGCTGCCGCTGCCGACCAATGACGAACTGGTCGACGCCCTGAAAGGTGCCCAGCGCTACTACCACGAACTGGGCATCACTGCCTGGATGGAGCCGCTGGCGAACGAGAACCCCGGCGGCGACATTCACAATGACTCCGTCGGCGTGCTGCCGGCCTACAAGGCGCTGTCGCAGAGCGGCGAGCTGACCGCCCACGTGGCTGCACTGCTGATGGCTGACTCCAAGGCCACACCGGCCGACCTCGACGAGCTGGACAAGGTTCGCCAGCAGTTCCAGGGCGTGAACAACCTGACCCTGCCGGGCATCAAGATCTTCGCTGACGGCGTGGCCGAGATGCCGGCGCAGAGCGCGGCGATGCTTGAGCCCTACAGCAACTCGAAGAAATCCGGCGAGCTGCTGATCGACCCGAAACACTTCGGCGAACTGGTCAGCGCCGCCGACGCCCGCGGCTGGCTGGTGCACATCCATGCCATCGGCGACCGCGCGGTGCGCGAATCTCTCAATGGCATCGAGCAGGCGCGCAAGGATCGCCACAGCGGCATCCCGCACTCCATCACCCACCTGGAAGTGGTCAACCCGAAAGACTACCCGCGCTTCAAGCAACTCGACGTGATCGCTTCGATGCAACTGTTCTGGGCCGCCGCCGACGAAATGAGCGTCGACCTGCTCAAGCCCTACGTCAGCGCCGCGACCTTCAAGACCCTGTACCCGGCTCATTCGCTGCTGAAGAACGGCGCGACCATCGCCGGCGCCAGCGACTGGCCGATCACCACGCCCGACCCGTGGAAGGCCATCTACCAGGCGCTGGAACGCGTAGGCCCCAAAGGCGTACTCAACGCCGGCGAAGAGGTCGACCGCATGACCATGTTCCAGGCCTACACCCTCAATGCCGCGCGCACCCTGCGTCTTGAAGACAGCATCGGTTCGCTCAAGCCGGGCAAGCAGGCCGACCTGATCCTGCTCGACCGCGACGTGTTCAAGGTCAAACCCGAGGCCCTGCGGGATACCCAGGTGCTCAAGACCTGGTTCGCCGGCCGCGAAGTCTATAGTCGCCCATAGTTACAAGGACGGACGACAAACCCTGATCCACCCGGAGCGCTCCGGCGCTCCTGTTCATTGAAACAGCAGTCGTTGAAACAGCAGTCATTGAAATACCCGTCGTTGAAATAGCAATTGCAGGAGCCTTGCCGTGATTCTTCATACCTTCACCACCGACATCCGCGACCCGCTGCAGCGTGGCCGGCAGATCGGCGAAACCTTCGCCGAGCAGATCCGCCAGACCGTGGCGCTGTACCTGGACTTCTTTCCGCGCGCAGGTGTGGAGATCGACAAGGCCCGTACCATCGGTGAAGGCAGCCTGGCTGCGCTGGCCGACTGGTGCCCGGCGCTGGCGCAGGAAGTCGAAGGCCTCGCCCTGGGCGTCGGCCTGCCGCTGTGGCAGTTGGCCGCGCTGAACGCACGCACCGAAGTACTGGCGGTGATGCCGCAGCAGCCGGTGGAAGGCGAGTGCTCCACCTCCATCCATGCACCCGCCGGCGCCGCCGCGCCGCGCAGCCTGCAGACCTGGGACTGGCACGACAGCCTGGTGCCCCAGGGCCTGCTGCTGCAGTTCCCCGGCGCCACCGGCCTGACCGCCAAGCTGTTCACTGAGTTCGGTATGCTCGGCAAGATCGGCGTGAACAGCGCGGGCCTGGGCGTGCACTTCAACATCCTGCACCACGCCAGCGACAACGGCAGCGCCGGCGTACCGGTCCACGCCATCGCCCGCCGCGTGCTGGAGGAAGCCACCAGCGTCACCGAGGCCGTCGAGATGGCGCGTTCGGCGCGGGTCAGCGCGTCCACCGTGCTCAGCGTGTTCACCCGTGAAGACGTGCGCGCCCGTGCCGCCAGCATCGAGATGAGCCCGGCGCACACCTCCGTGGTGGTGCCTCGCGAGGATGGCTGGCTGCTGCACACCAACCACTTCCTCGACGGCGAACTGAGCTGGGGCGAGCGCACCGCCGACGTGTCCACCACTTACGCGCGCCTGGACCACCTCAAGGCCGGCACCGCCGGGATGACAGGCGTAGGCCTGCGCGAACGCGCCGCCGCCTTCTGCGGCGCCGAGGGCGACCAGGCCATCGTGTGCTTCCACCCGGATATGTCCGAGCCGGACACCGAGCGCTGGGAAACCCTGCTGAGCGTCGGCATCGACACCGTGGGCTGTGCCCTGGAGTACGTCGCCGGTACGCCGAAGAAGCTGGCGGACGAAGGTTTCCTGCGCTTCTGACGTTTTCCTTCCCGCTCCACCCTTGCGCCCCGTGGCGGCCCTCCGGCCGCTGCGCGGGTTTCGTGTTGCCACAAAAACAAGAGTGAACCGCCATGATCGATCACACACCCGCCGCACCGGGGTCCCGTTCGGCCTTTCGCACCTTCTGCGTCTCCGGCATGGGTACCGCGCTGGAGTTCTACGATTTCATCATCTACGGCTACGCCGCCGCGCTGGTCTTCCCGCAGCTGTTCTTCCCCGGCATGGATCGCCTCACCGCCGTACTGATCGCCTTCGCGGCCTTCGGCGCGGGCTTCTTTGCCCGTCCCCTGGGCGGCGTGGTGTTCGGCCACCTGGGCGACCGCTACGGCCGGCAGAAGGCGCTGGTCGCCACCCTGGTGCTGATGGGCACCAGCACCTTGCTGATCGGCTTCCTGCCGACCCATGCGGCGCTCGGCGCCGCCGCCCCCATCCTGCTGGTGCTGCTACGCCTGGTGCAGGGCTTCGCCGCCGGCGGCGAGTGGGGCGGGGCGGCGCTGTTCGGTATCGAGGTGGCGCCCAAGGGTCGTCGCGGCCTGTGGGGCAGCTTCACCAGCATGGGCATCGGTATCGGCGGCATCTTCGGCTCGGCCGTGTTCGCCATCGTCAGCTTCGCCTTCAACGACGACCTCACCGGCATCGGCTGGCGCATCCCGTTCTGGCTCGGCGGCGTGCTGGTGCTGATCGGCCTCTACGCGCGCCTGCAGAACAGCGCAGAGCCGCAGCCCAAGGCCGCAGCCAAGGTCCAGGCGCGCATGCCGCTGATGGAAGCCTTCCGTCGTCGCCCGCGCGAGCTGCTGCTGTGCATCGGCATCGCTTTCGGCTACGTCACCATCGCCTATATCGGCAGTACCTTCTTCCTCGCCTACGCGACCGATATCGGTTACAGCAGCAGCGAAGCCTTGTTGTTCGACTTCTCCCTGTCGGTGGCCATCGTCGTCTCGGCGCCGTTCTTCGGGCATCTGTCGGACCGTTTCGGCCGTCGTAACGTGATGATCTTCGGTGCGGCCATCATGGCCCTGGGGCTGTTCGCCTTCTTCCCCATGATCGGTGCGCACAACCTGGCTCTGGCGCTGCTGGCCTACATTGCCGTGGGCTTCTTCATGGGCGCGACCCAGGGGCCGATCCCGGCGTTCCTGGCCGAGCAGTTCCCGCGTGAGATGCGTTACTCGGGGATCTCCTTCAGCTACCAGATCGGCGCTGCAGTGGGCGGCGGCACGGCATCGAGCATCGCCACCGCCATCCTCATCGCCACCGGGCGCAATCCCTTCGGCGTGGCGCTGTATGGCGCGGCGGCCCTGGCGCTGGTGGCGTTCTGCTCCTGGATGCTGCGTGAAACCTCGCGCTTGCCGATGGAAGAGATCGACCGTGACGACGCGGCGCCGGGCGCCGCGCAAGTGCAGGTGGGTTAACGGGCTGCGCGCGGTCTGGCGCCGGGCACCAGCCCCAGGACCAGGGCGCAGCCGGCCAGGATGGTCAGCGCGCCCAGGCCCTGGACCAGCGACAGGCTTTCGCCCAGCACCAGCGCGCCGACCAG of the Pseudomonas sp. PSE14 genome contains:
- a CDS encoding lytic transglycosylase domain-containing protein — protein: MTSRAWRWARRSLPGCIVLALLVAPIHANALFKCQARDGTISHTSHAIPGARCTLQKGEVSQNGKAGTGIGARSQGAPRFERSNAPRAVPIRIYTFVHKGIRQYVSRRPVGISERVDVIEVYYVKGCYLCMAPKDFNVASLRLDTRSYRREIEAASTLYGVDQALVRAVIHAESAFQPNAVSVAGAQGLMQLMPDTAERFNVADPFDARQNIRGGVRYLAWLLKRFNGNQTLALAGYNAGEASVDEYNGVPPFAETRYYVSRVQSLTERYRNHR
- a CDS encoding cupin domain-containing protein — translated: MSTLPRHVIDFANPDLAPQEREINDPAIVDAPYQSRSWRHFSAPEKNAIAGIWEAGVHLERCECDYDELCHILEGTVRLTDADGVAKTFGPGDSFVVAAGFKGTWENLTPVRKVYFILG
- a CDS encoding FAD-dependent oxidoreductase; the encoded protein is MTSASLARTTPRPFWLDTLDPAPAAPALEADRSFDLVVVGGGFTGLWTALHARQRRPGASIAVVEARRCGGEASGRNGGFCAPSISHGVGNALRRWPEEAETLVRLGRQNLDEFEADLKRFGMNVEFERRGKLNVAAQPWQIDGLRGMQRNYERFGIECEFLGKAELAGRLDSPAYQAGVFEPNYALLNPAKMAAELRRVCLEQGVELFENTPVHELHQRGDRLMLRCDRGELEAGQIALATNIAPPLLGHLNSSVIPVYDYSLVTQPLTDDQLRAIGWVDRYGIADAGNQFHYLRKTADNRILWAGFDAIYHFGSRRDEALTQRPASFERLAGQFREAFPQLGPVQFSHAWGGIIDTSARTTLFTGCVLGGRVAYALGFTGQGVSASRFAALNMLDQLGGERTERTQLRMTSQKPFPFPPEPLRYLGVRLAQRSLAKEDRTGRRDLLLKTFDAFGVGFDS
- a CDS encoding nuclear transport factor 2 family protein codes for the protein MSDEQVWSATLEGATYQPDPASAATHAVVMRYHQAWRRHDIDALMALFDPQVEYNDFFQGRRIAPEELRGYLQSSMPAAGDESQVYTDRLRVDGDTAFLQYQVTLRGTQGLVSYRATEAYTVRDGRIIRVNEHTALVGQPQKTASEAPERMAGSRLGLSARQLSQLGGDIQQYFQQSQPFLNPDLDMPQVAAATGYTRNQISYFLNQVLGLSFYQYLNQLRLRHLLSQLGGATSVTRIDELARAAGFRSLSTFYRCFREETGLSPKAYLEQKAAS
- a CDS encoding aldehyde dehydrogenase family protein; translated protein: MRDQLYIDGQWQAPAKGGRFEVYEPSSEAVLTEVAAATGEDVDRAVQAARRAFDEGEWGRSTGKERAVYLRAIADNLRGRREDLARLEVQDNGKPLPEAQWDIDDAIGCFDYYAELAEGLNGEGEVVALPDERFACRVLREPVGVAGQIIPWNYPLLMASWKVAPALAAGCTAVLKPSELTPLTSLELAAAADAVGLPKGVLNVVTGLGRDAGSSLSAHPGVDKLAFTGSVPTGRAIMQAAAQDIKNVSLELGGKSAFIVFDDADVEAAVEWILFGIFWNQGQVCSATSRLLVQDGLHDRLIERLVEETRRITIGNGLEPGVLLGPLVSAGQHAKVLQAIEAGVRDGAKLATGGKRPAHRDKGWFVEPTVFVDSPLESALWREEIFGPVLAVRRFKDEAEALRLANDSQFGLAAAVMSTDPARCQRVSRGLRAGIVWVNCSQPTFTQAPWGGYKQSGIGRELGVWGLDNYLETKQVTEYLSDQPWGWYIK
- a CDS encoding LysR family transcriptional regulator; the encoded protein is MDKMTALTMFVATADHGGFSRAAEQLGKTPSAITKGVAQLEAELGQRLFERTTRRMALTEAGHIYLEGARQALMQLQRASEEVEQLQTELRGSLRIAAPPSFAPAFFNAVCCRFLREHPQVRLEVDLADEFADLVEGGYDLALRDGPIDLPDVIAQPLIENRLMLCASPAYLASKGMDVTLDNYEQHDWLIFRHPLLNRNFWWVQRDGERIRIRQPVPRLSSDNYDFLLSCLLDGQGLQFLPQWSALPYIERGELVELLPDCWRDQSAFGPWVHVLYLPHRRSTRKVRVFIEYLREHLQGKGLI
- a CDS encoding amidohydrolase; this translates as MKLLIPTLLSAACAFSSMESMAAADLILHGGKVYTAEPGQSLQQAVAVENGRILAVGSDAQILKLKQAGTQVIDLHGKVLMPGFIDSHTHLVKGGLQMLQANLNNEDMPITELESKLRQWRDDGRARRGKFLYIGGIPTQYWDRIDELQQRFNQGEWAKQPILLAGGDYHTGWANQALLDLAGVDVAKVKSLQGEEQATIGHAADGTPNGFLVDAGLYPVQALLPLPTNDELVDALKGAQRYYHELGITAWMEPLANENPGGDIHNDSVGVLPAYKALSQSGELTAHVAALLMADSKATPADLDELDKVRQQFQGVNNLTLPGIKIFADGVAEMPAQSAAMLEPYSNSKKSGELLIDPKHFGELVSAADARGWLVHIHAIGDRAVRESLNGIEQARKDRHSGIPHSITHLEVVNPKDYPRFKQLDVIASMQLFWAAADEMSVDLLKPYVSAATFKTLYPAHSLLKNGATIAGASDWPITTPDPWKAIYQALERVGPKGVLNAGEEVDRMTMFQAYTLNAARTLRLEDSIGSLKPGKQADLILLDRDVFKVKPEALRDTQVLKTWFAGREVYSRP